The following proteins are encoded in a genomic region of Pelodictyon phaeoclathratiforme BU-1:
- a CDS encoding DHH family phosphoesterase, which produces MIVPQYGRTLSAEEWSPVIDALLEGQHFVLTTHENSDGDGLGSEVALARVLKAMGKEVAIVNPTEVPPNYQFLKKLYPITLFDKKSEEAIQELSLCDVVVLLDANLHDRMGSLWPHVSFAKELGALKIVCVDHHLEPDDFTDVMVCESYASSTGELVYGLIYALQERLGRELFTPEVAEALYVAVMTDTGSFRFPKTTPYVYQLAGDLVSKGADASEIYDRIYNSLTTSALKLLGAALSAITILDDGDISWLFISQDMIKATGSKLFDTDLIIRYLLSVPSVRVAVLIVEMQDGRTKASFRSRGRIYVNQFAKKYGGGGHMNAAGCLFQFSSDKAQMVLLEDLRLFLKNQID; this is translated from the coding sequence ATGATAGTACCACAGTATGGTCGGACGCTTAGTGCCGAGGAATGGTCTCCGGTCATCGATGCGCTGCTTGAAGGTCAGCATTTTGTTCTTACAACTCATGAAAACTCTGATGGTGACGGTCTTGGCAGTGAGGTTGCACTTGCAAGGGTGCTGAAGGCGATGGGCAAAGAGGTTGCTATCGTCAATCCAACGGAAGTCCCTCCGAATTACCAGTTTTTAAAGAAGCTCTATCCCATAACCCTTTTTGACAAGAAGAGCGAAGAGGCTATTCAGGAGCTTTCGCTCTGTGATGTTGTTGTGCTGCTTGATGCCAATCTGCATGACAGGATGGGCTCGCTCTGGCCTCATGTCAGTTTTGCCAAAGAGCTTGGCGCACTGAAAATCGTCTGTGTTGATCATCATCTCGAACCGGATGATTTTACCGATGTCATGGTGTGTGAAAGTTATGCATCATCGACTGGTGAACTCGTTTATGGTTTGATTTATGCGCTCCAGGAGCGATTGGGTCGTGAGCTGTTTACCCCGGAAGTTGCCGAAGCGCTCTATGTTGCTGTCATGACGGATACGGGCTCTTTCAGGTTTCCCAAAACGACTCCCTATGTTTATCAGCTTGCCGGAGATCTTGTGAGCAAGGGGGCTGATGCTTCGGAAATTTATGACCGAATCTACAATTCGTTGACGACCTCGGCGCTTAAACTGCTTGGCGCTGCCCTGAGTGCGATCACCATTCTTGATGATGGTGATATTTCGTGGTTATTTATTTCGCAGGATATGATCAAGGCTACCGGAAGCAAATTGTTCGATACCGATCTGATCATTCGTTATCTTCTCAGTGTTCCTTCGGTTCGTGTTGCGGTGCTGATTGTTGAGATGCAGGATGGCAGAACCAAGGCGAGTTTCAGGTCGCGGGGCAGGATCTATGTCAATCAGTTTGCAAAAAAATATGGGGGCGGTGGCCATATGAATGCCGCAGGATGTCTTTTTCAGTTCTCTTCTGACAAGGCTCAGATGGTATTGCTTGAAGATCTGCGACTGTTCCTTAAAAATCAGATAGATTAA
- the thiD gene encoding bifunctional hydroxymethylpyrimidine kinase/phosphomethylpyrimidine kinase: MRTSYKTILTLAGSDGSGGAGIQADIKTFAALECYGLSVITALTAQNTMGVHAIYPVSEACVATQFRAIASDIAIDAVKIGMLGSAEMITVVASLLKELKGKPPIILDTVLGSSGGAPLLPPDALPILKAKLFPLSSLITPNLPETALLTDMKLPLSTPESIEAAAMKLQQAGAASVLIKGGHGEEEHCSDCLLHNNRFFWFSSKKILTNNTHGTGCTLSSAIAAFMARGETTENAVGKAKAYLNNALQAGADYHFGSGSGPLHHLYRLWR, from the coding sequence ATGAGAACATCCTATAAGACCATACTCACTCTTGCAGGCTCTGACGGTAGCGGTGGCGCTGGCATCCAGGCAGATATCAAGACGTTTGCTGCCCTTGAGTGCTATGGTTTATCGGTCATAACCGCTCTGACAGCCCAAAACACAATGGGGGTACATGCGATATACCCCGTCTCGGAAGCATGCGTTGCCACACAGTTCAGAGCTATTGCCTCAGATATTGCGATTGATGCCGTAAAAATAGGAATGCTGGGAAGTGCTGAGATGATAACGGTCGTTGCCTCATTGCTCAAAGAGCTGAAAGGAAAACCACCCATCATTCTTGACACCGTTCTTGGCTCTTCCGGAGGCGCCCCCCTTCTTCCTCCGGATGCGCTCCCCATTCTGAAGGCAAAGCTCTTCCCTCTCTCATCACTGATTACACCAAACCTGCCAGAAACTGCCCTGCTGACGGATATGAAGCTTCCTCTCTCAACTCCGGAATCTATTGAGGCGGCGGCAATGAAGCTGCAGCAAGCAGGAGCGGCTTCGGTTCTCATCAAGGGGGGGCATGGAGAGGAGGAGCATTGCAGCGACTGCCTTCTCCATAACAATCGTTTTTTCTGGTTCAGCTCAAAAAAAATCCTGACCAACAACACCCATGGCACCGGATGTACCCTCTCATCAGCCATTGCCGCATTCATGGCCAGAGGAGAAACAACAGAGAATGCCGTGGGAAAAGCAAAAGCCTATCTCAATAATGCCCTGCAGGCAGGGGCCGACTACCATTTTGGCAGTGGAAGCGGCCCCCTGCACCATCTTTACAGACTCTGGAGATAA
- a CDS encoding leucyl aminopeptidase: MKLSVTKSDLASLECEFLALPFSSGELKKEAGERLSALGIDQQVLKDFKGDAGELVVVYGEAEKCSAVRIALLGLGEKVTLDDWRKAAVSLSSRAVDMKIGKIAVDCSGIAALAVVTGQSVSTLAAAFVEGCFAGSYRFDRLKSGKLDKKEAGEKSKGIDELLLSVEDSAFEESEKGVAEGEILGSCQKMVRDMVNLPGNYLHATDIAEAAAESGKKYGYDVTVFEKKEIEALGMGGLLAVNKGSHHPPTFTILDYKPKGEVKAVVALVGKGVTFDSGGISIKPSENMGEMKSDMAGAASVLGAVEAAARLRLPLHLIGLIPATDNMPSGTAQQPGDVITTYSGITVEVGNTDAEGRLILADALSYGKEKYKPDVIIDVATLTGACIVALGYAVAGFFSNDDKLADAIYQAGQQSGEKVWRLPLWDLYAEQIKSDVADVNNTGGRGAGTITAAKFLEKFIDGHKNWAHIDIAGPSFASKSAGKVNGGTGFGVSLLVEVLKKWA, from the coding sequence ATGAAATTATCAGTAACAAAAAGTGATCTTGCCAGTTTGGAGTGCGAGTTTCTTGCATTGCCGTTCAGCAGTGGTGAGCTGAAAAAAGAGGCCGGAGAGAGGCTTTCTGCGTTGGGGATTGATCAGCAGGTTTTGAAAGATTTCAAGGGAGATGCAGGCGAGCTTGTTGTTGTCTATGGAGAAGCTGAAAAGTGTTCAGCCGTCAGGATTGCACTGCTCGGGCTTGGAGAGAAGGTAACCCTTGATGACTGGCGTAAGGCCGCAGTTTCTTTGTCCTCCAGAGCTGTGGATATGAAGATTGGAAAAATTGCTGTTGATTGTTCGGGTATTGCAGCGCTCGCAGTTGTGACGGGGCAGAGTGTATCAACGCTTGCTGCCGCTTTTGTTGAGGGCTGTTTTGCGGGCTCATATCGGTTTGATCGTCTGAAAAGTGGTAAACTCGATAAAAAGGAGGCTGGCGAGAAGTCGAAAGGGATTGACGAGCTTCTTCTGAGTGTTGAGGATAGCGCCTTTGAGGAGAGTGAGAAGGGTGTTGCCGAGGGAGAGATTCTTGGTTCGTGCCAGAAAATGGTCAGGGATATGGTGAATCTGCCAGGGAACTATCTGCATGCAACGGATATTGCGGAAGCGGCAGCGGAGTCTGGCAAAAAATATGGCTATGATGTAACTGTCTTTGAAAAAAAGGAGATAGAGGCTCTTGGTATGGGTGGCCTGCTTGCCGTAAATAAGGGCAGTCATCATCCTCCGACGTTTACGATTCTTGACTACAAGCCCAAAGGAGAGGTCAAGGCCGTTGTTGCCCTTGTCGGGAAGGGGGTTACCTTTGATTCCGGCGGCATTTCGATCAAACCATCCGAAAACATGGGTGAGATGAAGTCTGATATGGCAGGTGCGGCCAGTGTGTTGGGAGCGGTTGAGGCTGCAGCCCGTCTCCGCCTTCCCCTGCACCTTATCGGGTTGATTCCGGCTACCGACAATATGCCGAGTGGTACGGCACAACAGCCAGGAGATGTCATCACCACCTATTCAGGTATTACGGTGGAGGTTGGCAATACTGATGCTGAAGGCCGGCTGATCCTTGCTGACGCACTCTCCTACGGGAAAGAGAAGTATAAACCGGATGTGATTATTGATGTTGCAACGCTGACTGGCGCCTGTATTGTAGCTCTTGGTTATGCTGTGGCCGGTTTTTTCAGCAACGACGACAAGCTGGCGGATGCAATTTATCAGGCAGGTCAGCAGTCGGGTGAAAAGGTTTGGCGTTTGCCGCTCTGGGATCTTTATGCTGAGCAGATAAAGTCGGATGTTGCCGATGTTAACAATACTGGAGGACGAGGTGCCGGGACGATTACTGCAGCCAAATTTCTTGAGAAATTCATTGATGGGCATAAAAATTGGGCACATATTGATATAGCCGGGCCATCGTTTGCATCGAAGAGTGCAGGCAAGGTGAACGGCGGAACAGGTTTTGGCGTCAGCCTGCTTGTTGAGGTATTGAAAAAATGGGCTTGA
- a CDS encoding biogenesis of lysosome-related organelles complex 1 subunit 2, with the protein MDSMAVRDSRIRVAGIVFFVFILILSSCNQEKQKQDPRQEHVESMMAILAQVQKNLGRIQQKEAVVERLSSGIEGRDTATVEEIGKDIAASIRFIDSSLVASKKLIRKLEEENRSSSYRVDSLDRLVSELKLAINAKDREVNALKGHVQKLDKQISSLLTTVDVLDEFIQDQEVQLYTAYYISGTFDELVTKGVLVRINPLEKLFGSEYRLASDFNIRLFKKVDITETRDLFFDKPLKKLKIITPHTVGSYELVGGKTSSLLLVRDESAFWQKSRCLVIVIEE; encoded by the coding sequence ATGGATTCAATGGCTGTAAGGGATAGCCGGATCAGGGTTGCCGGGATTGTTTTTTTTGTCTTCATCTTGATTCTGTCGTCATGCAATCAGGAAAAGCAAAAGCAGGATCCGCGGCAGGAGCATGTCGAATCAATGATGGCTATTCTTGCCCAGGTTCAGAAGAATCTTGGCCGGATTCAGCAGAAAGAGGCTGTTGTTGAACGCCTTTCTTCCGGAATTGAGGGTCGGGACACTGCAACTGTGGAGGAAATTGGCAAGGATATCGCGGCCAGTATCCGGTTTATCGATTCTTCGCTGGTTGCAAGTAAAAAGCTTATCCGGAAACTCGAAGAGGAGAACCGTTCGTCATCCTATCGTGTCGATTCTCTTGATCGGCTTGTTTCCGAGTTGAAACTTGCAATAAACGCCAAGGACAGGGAGGTCAATGCGCTCAAGGGCCATGTGCAGAAGTTGGACAAGCAGATTTCATCATTGCTGACAACCGTCGATGTCCTTGACGAGTTTATTCAGGATCAGGAGGTTCAGCTCTACACAGCCTATTATATTTCCGGTACCTTTGATGAACTTGTGACCAAAGGGGTCCTGGTTCGTATCAATCCACTTGAGAAGTTGTTCGGCAGTGAGTATCGGCTTGCTTCCGACTTTAATATCAGGCTGTTCAAAAAGGTTGATATCACAGAAACAAGAGATCTCTTTTTTGACAAGCCGCTCAAAAAACTGAAAATTATAACACCTCATACCGTCGGTTCTTATGAACTTGTCGGGGGGAAGACTTCATCACTGCTTCTTGTTCGTGATGAGAGCGCTTTCTGGCAAAAATCACGCTGTCTTGTGATTGTCATTGAGGAGTGA
- a CDS encoding UDP-glucose dehydrogenase family protein: MKITIFGSGYVGLVTGACFAEVGNDVLCVDIDQRKIDALNSGKIPIHEPGLDEIVAENIKEGRLRFTTDLREGVEFGLYQFIAVGTPPDEDGSADLRHVLSVAESIGTYMQEYRIVINKSTVPVGTADLVREKIGSVLVERNVDIDYDVVSNPEFLKEGDAVNDFMKPERIVVGVDNPRTRELLRFLYSPFNRSHERFIAMDVRSAELTKYAANAMLATKISFMNEIANIAERVGADVEAVRKGIGSDSRIGFSFIYPGIGYGGSCFPKDVQALERTAHKHGYHSRILQAVEAVNHDQKSSIVRKIRGHFTDGIKGSVFAIWGLAFKPNTDDMREAPSRRVIEELLSDGARVRVYDPVAMDEVRRIYGEHDDIFYASNPEEAIKGSDALVVLTEWLVFRSPDFEMIKRDLAHPVVFDGRNIYSPEFMEQSGFTYYSIGRPPRGVS; this comes from the coding sequence ATGAAAATAACCATATTTGGATCAGGTTATGTCGGGCTTGTTACCGGAGCCTGTTTTGCGGAAGTCGGTAATGATGTTCTCTGTGTCGATATTGACCAGCGGAAGATTGATGCTCTCAATTCGGGCAAGATTCCTATCCATGAGCCCGGTCTTGATGAAATCGTTGCTGAAAACATCAAGGAAGGTCGTTTGCGTTTTACGACGGATCTTCGTGAAGGTGTTGAGTTTGGACTTTACCAGTTCATTGCGGTAGGTACTCCTCCTGATGAGGATGGTTCGGCTGATTTGCGACATGTTCTCAGTGTTGCTGAAAGCATTGGCACCTACATGCAAGAGTACAGGATTGTCATCAATAAATCGACAGTGCCGGTTGGTACAGCCGACCTTGTGCGGGAAAAAATAGGTTCGGTTCTTGTGGAAAGAAATGTGGATATTGATTACGATGTAGTCTCAAATCCCGAGTTTCTCAAAGAGGGTGATGCCGTCAATGATTTCATGAAACCTGAACGGATTGTTGTTGGTGTCGATAATCCTCGCACCCGGGAGCTTCTTCGTTTTCTCTACTCTCCGTTCAATCGCAGTCATGAGCGTTTTATTGCTATGGATGTCCGTTCTGCCGAATTGACCAAATACGCGGCCAACGCCATGCTTGCAACAAAAATCAGTTTCATGAATGAGATTGCCAACATCGCCGAGCGGGTCGGTGCTGACGTGGAAGCAGTAAGGAAAGGTATCGGTTCTGATTCGAGGATCGGGTTCTCATTTATTTACCCAGGGATTGGTTATGGCGGTTCCTGTTTTCCCAAGGATGTGCAGGCGCTTGAAAGAACAGCACACAAGCATGGGTATCATTCACGGATTCTTCAGGCTGTCGAGGCGGTTAATCATGACCAGAAAAGCAGTATTGTCAGAAAGATAAGGGGCCATTTCACTGATGGTATCAAGGGCTCTGTTTTCGCTATCTGGGGACTCGCTTTTAAGCCGAATACCGATGATATGCGTGAAGCTCCCAGCCGCAGGGTTATTGAAGAGCTTCTGAGTGATGGCGCCAGGGTAAGGGTTTATGATCCGGTTGCCATGGATGAGGTTAGAAGGATATATGGCGAACATGACGATATTTTTTATGCCTCAAACCCGGAAGAAGCCATAAAAGGTTCAGATGCTCTTGTTGTACTCACGGAGTGGCTTGTGTTCCGCAGTCCCGATTTTGAGATGATCAAACGAGATCTTGCGCATCCGGTTGTTTTTGACGGAAGAAATATCTACAGTCCTGAATTTATGGAGCAGTCAGGCTTTACCTATTACTCCATAGGTCGGCCACCGAGGGGAGTTTCCTGA
- a CDS encoding esterase/lipase family protein codes for MKDVSQNPVVIIPGVLFWDSLYDTMKEVLAGYISKERVVVAPVNLLDWIGFPPSPEKSTNGVMKAVDRAVRAMKRKFPDEPVTLVAHSGGGTVAMIYLLEKSFQGDVYRTGNQVGKLVTLGTPFHTHEYYAKIKTDFIFRHLQKDFFERCRVVSVVSDKYHGNHQGSFVEKMCYKFYQSVQEDGNVKGDGIVPAKSCFLEGAENVTIADAEHLPTPHTRWYGTKEGVEQWIQWL; via the coding sequence ATGAAGGACGTATCGCAAAACCCTGTAGTGATCATTCCCGGTGTGCTTTTCTGGGATAGCCTCTATGACACCATGAAAGAGGTGCTTGCTGGGTATATTTCCAAAGAGAGAGTTGTTGTTGCTCCGGTAAATCTTCTTGACTGGATAGGATTTCCTCCATCACCCGAAAAATCAACGAATGGGGTGATGAAGGCCGTTGACCGGGCTGTCAGGGCTATGAAAAGGAAATTTCCCGATGAGCCGGTGACACTTGTGGCTCATAGCGGCGGGGGTACGGTTGCGATGATCTACCTGCTTGAAAAATCTTTTCAGGGTGATGTTTATCGTACCGGAAATCAAGTCGGAAAGCTGGTTACCCTTGGAACGCCGTTCCATACGCATGAGTATTATGCCAAGATAAAGACCGATTTTATTTTCCGGCATCTGCAAAAGGATTTTTTTGAGCGTTGTCGTGTTGTATCTGTCGTCAGTGATAAGTATCATGGAAACCATCAGGGAAGTTTTGTCGAAAAAATGTGCTATAAGTTTTATCAAAGCGTTCAGGAAGATGGCAATGTAAAGGGGGACGGCATTGTTCCTGCAAAAAGCTGTTTTCTTGAAGGTGCTGAAAATGTTACTATTGCAGATGCAGAACATCTTCCAACACCGCATACCAGATGGTATGGAACAAAAGAAGGGGTTGAACAATGGATTCAATGGCTGTAA